gtcattactTGTTGCCACCCAGGGCATGCATGAACAGGAAAGCTGGGATGGCAAGCggaggtgggatttgaacccaggcgcTGTACTCAGGCATGTAGGTGTCAACCATCATCTAAACTGCTGCTCCAAGTGCCCATCCTCACTTGTGCCTATTTGAAATCTGTAAACGTCTGTGTCTCAAAACAAATGTGCCTGTCAGGTCTGTGGCCGAAGGATTCTGGGTTGTAGACAAGCTGCGACTTGAGGAGTGAATAGAACCAAGACGTTGGGGATATGGAAGAGGCTTTCGGAAGAGGACAAGGCGTCACCCACACCAGCTCGGCTCTAGGTTTTGTTCAGCAGTTCCGTTTGCTTTACAGGCTGAGAAGCGCTACACAGCCACTCTCCCTTAACTTAGGACTTAACGCCCAGTTGGGAGGGTGGGACTTGCTGAGTTTGGCTATTCTCCTCCAGTTGTTAAGCGCCTCCTTTTCCCCCAAATCACCTGACTTATCCGAAAACGCTGCCTCCCACCCTCTTTGGCTGAGAAGGAGCGTTAAGCAATCATTGAAATCCCCAATCCGCCCGTCTGATGCTGGCTCCACACGCAAGAACCTCCACTCGGGCGGAGGCGGTAGTTctcatttcaaaagcagagggAGCTCCAGGATCAAGGCTGAGCTGCCCGCCGTCTGTCGTGGTCTCCCAGCCCCCCTCTTTGTTTGGATCAGGGAATTCTGGACATACACCctggggcagggacccaggacagGGAAGTGCCTACAGAGGGAGCGGGAAGGCTGGAGCTGCCATCCTAGGGAACCGCGGCCGTCCAGCATGCCTGCTGCTCGGACGAGGACCCCCTCACCTGCTCCCACCAGCGTCTGAAGGTAAAACTCTTGGAGAGCAAGAACAGAGTTTTGGTAGCGCTGGGTGGAGAAAGGTTTGTAGTAGAGCTGTAGGGCTGGGAAGAGGAGAATGAAAAGATGGCAGAAGTAGGGGTCCATTCTCTCCGTTTTGAGGGACTTTGGCAAGTCTTCCTTGAGGACCATGGGAAACTAacacactttcttttttgttggaaaggaaaacGAACAAATGCTGGACAAGGGATCTAGGAAATTTTCTTCCCTACCTTTTAGGGTCCTTATAATTCCAACGTTTCTTCTTTTCGTGCTCACCCGACCCTGTCTCAGACCACTCAGGGTCCTGTTGAACTGCACAAACGCACGCAGCAGATGGTTCAGTAAATAAGGCTGGCGTGATAAGGGTGATgatgtttaaaaaagaaggacAGCTGTCCAAGGTGGGTGGCCCTGATGAGCAAAGACCCTTGAAGACCCAGGTGCAAGAGGGAGTGTTGCTCTGTGACAGCTCTAGGGGGTAATAtagaacagaaaggaaaactgGGAGACATTACTCATTCTTTTTGGCAAAAATACAGAAGGCTTCAAGAAGCACTGGGAGAAGAATACGATTTAGTCGAAGTCCAACATTTGCTGAAGTCAGGCCAGGGAGGGTCAACCTATGGTGATGTTTCAGGACTCAGCTTTTCTTGAACTTCTGTGTTATTCTTAGGAAGGTGACACTGAATCCTAGGTGACTCCTGGCCATCAAAGCAGACGCCTAAATTCGTCAGACATCGCCATTCAGGCCCACCACTCTCAACGCCAAGGTCCAGAAGTGCCAAGGGCTGGGACCAGGAGACGCGCAGCTCATCAGGATGGGCCAACCTCCAGTGATGTGGTCAGTGGTCAAGGGTGGGCAGACACATCCGTGGACACGTGGTTGACTATTCTCCTTTGCCCTTGCTTCTCCCTGTATCAAGTGTTAAAGGTGGCTGCAGGGTCACCCACTCTTTCTTCCAGGTGTGTTGTCCTGTTTTCCATTTTGGCATGTGTTTATGCTGGGCCTACTATGTATGGGGAGATACTGTCCCCTAACTATCCTCAGGCCTATCCCAATGAGGTCGAAGAGTCTTGGGATATAGAAGTCCCCGAAGGGTATGGAATCCACCTCTACTTCACCCATCTGGACATTGAGCTCTCTGAGAACTGCGAATATGACTCTGTGCAGGTATGTCACAAGTCAATGAAGAACAGACATggaaaaccagggctgggtggggagaTCGGGGGCAAAATAAGAAGGATCCAGAAAGGAGTGCCACAGGCATACGATAAAGTCAAACAGTCCCATGAAGGCCAATGTTCTACTTCCTCTACCCCTCTTCCCTCCCGGCCCTCATCCCCAGTGTTACCTTTCTCTAGCTCCTGTTGGCCTCTCCTCTTTAGATAATGTCAGGAAACAATGAAGAAGGGAAGCTGTGTGGACAGAGGACCAGCAAGAACCCAAGTTCCCCAGTTGTGGAAGAGTTCAAAGTGCCCTACAATAAGCTCCAAGTGATCTTTAGGTCAGACTTTTCCAATGAAGAACGTTTTACTGGGTTTGCCGCCTACTACGTTGCTGTAGGTAAGATACCCTTACGAGTTTTACTGATCCAGCTAAAAGAAAATCCAGTCCGTGTACACAATAAAGAGTCTTGTAACTCTTACAAGATGTTGACTTGGTCAACAAAGATGTGAATTGCTTTGTGAATTCAAGTGCATGGTTGTGTCTTAGAGGTGATGATCATGGTGGTCATAGATAACAAGCAGTAAGGTATTGAGAACACTATAAATTGGACATTGTGTTAGGAGTCTCATCTATATTAAGATAATCTTCATCACCATCCTCCAAAGTGGGTGTGGTACATACAAAGGTAAGGTAAGTGAGAACTAAGAATGTTAGCAACTCGCCAAAGAATCACACAACAAGCAGTGATTTCAAAACTCATTCAAAATAGGACATTCAGACCTTCCAATTCTGGTGCTTTTAAATCTAGCTCCACATTGGAAAAGAAGTTGGAACATCTCATAAATCTGAATTATTGCTTGGATTTTGTGAAAGGCTCAATGGCATATAAAGTAAGGAGTGAACTCATTATTCCTCCCTGCATGAGTGTCGCCTGTGGAGTGCTGTCTCAGGGGCTGATATGCTGTGCGTGTGTGAACAAGCTAAGTTTTCTGGCTCTGAGAACTCCCTTCAGCTGCTCAAGGGGAGGGTGCAACTCTGAGCTTACAGTTCAGGGGAGGAACCTGGACTAGCATCATCCGCCAGTGAGATTCCTGGAGGGCCTCCAGCAGAAATCCTCTCCTGTGCTCTTACCCTAGTAAGTTTTGGGTTCCATGtcattctgttttcccaggtctttGCACTTAACCTCAAtccttctctcctctttgtagacATCAATGAGTGTACAGAGTTTGCAGATGTCCCTTGCAGCCACTTCTGCAACAACTACATTGGTGGTTACTTCTGCTCCTGCCCTCCGGATTACTTCCTCCACGATGACAGGAGGAACTGTGGAGGTGAGCAGGGCATTGAGACAGGTGCCAGTTGCCTCAGATTTGGAGTGGAGGTGGTCTTAGCAAGGGCTTTGTCCTCCTAAGTGTTTGATTAGGATCAACcttcctttgttattttttttaattaaaaacgtCATTTGTTTTcgctttatttgaaaaggagagagaggcagggaaagagagagagagagagggagagagagagagatcttccacctgcttattCAGTTTCCCAGTGTCCACCacgagctgggccaagccaaaatcagTGATCTGAAACTCGTCCAGGATCTCTCCCATAGGTGGCAAAGACACGAACACTTGAACCGTCATCTGTTatcttccagggtgcacattagccggaagctgcatcagaagcagagaagaagagttgaacccaggcattctaataTAGGAAatggcatcccaagcagtttCACAGTCTGGGCCCTGACATCTGTTCTTAATTGTTCATGAACTGAGAGGGAGccaagggagaggaagaagagaaggctcCAGGGGTAAAGTTAGCTATTTGGAGAAGAGATCGATGCCCCTGAAGGGTCTGGCTAGATCCTTGTAACACCAGACTCTGCCATCAGCAAGGCAGTGAAGAGGCCAGAGGCATTGAACTTGACGTTTGCATCCCTGACTATGGCCTTTAACTCCCGGATCGTGGATCCTTTGAGCTCAGGTTTACAGAGTACGAGTCACAGAATAGGGCAGGATGCCTTTGATTGGCCCTACATATTTCAttgttcttttgtcttttttaccCTCTCAGTCAATTGCAGTGGGAACATATTCACCACACTGATTGGGGAGATTGCAAGTCCCAATTATCCCAAGCCATACCCAGAGAACTCCAGGTGTGACTACCAGATCCTGCTGGAGGAGGGGTTCCAAGTGGTGGTAACCATTCGGAGAGAAGACTTTGACGTGGAACCAGCTGACACAGCGGGGAACTGCCGTGACAGTTTGGTTGTGCGTGATGGGTGACTCATCCATCCCTTCCCCTCCCAGCTTGCAGATTGCTTTCCAGAGAaaattctctttccttctgcctcGCATTTCATGTTGCAAATAACATTTACTGCCGCCTTTGTTGTTTATCTTCTCCATGTCATCTCTTTTCTTCAGTTCTTTCTTCTTGATCTCATCGTGGTGTTTCCCTTCCAGTTTGTTGGAAAAGATCAGCAGTTTGGTCCTTACTGTGGCAACGGATTCCCTGGGCCACTGAGTATTGAGACCAAAAGTAATACTCTGGAGATCATCTTTCAAACTGACCTAACAGAAGAACACAAGGGCTGGAAACTTCGTTATTATGGAGATCGTGAGTAGCCCAGAAGTGCCTTTTTGGTTAGTGATAATGGAGTCCTTGGGCAAGGTAGAATCAAGGCAGTGAGATTGCTGTTGTCTGGGAGAGAATCCTGAGCCTCTGCACTTGTTCAGGACAATCCAAGCCTGCTAAGGGCTGTGGGAATTTGACCCAAGAATGCAGACAATTTGTGGATAGTTAGTAACATTTCTGTTATTTGAGATACCTGCCATGTTGGGGTGTCAGGCTTCAGGAATGAGGCTGACTGAATGATTTTAGGAAGTGTGAGAATTATGCAGATGGAATTGTGTCTCCAGCTagtgaagtttttttctttttcttttctttctgttctttctaaGCAATCCCCTGTCCGAAAGAAGTCACTGCTCATTCTGTTTGGGAACCTGAGAAGGCAAAATATGTGTTTAAAGATGTGGTGAAGATCACCTGTGCGGAGGGGTACGAAGTTGTGGAGGTAAGGTGCTCTCAGGCTTCATACAAGCCCTGGCCCCCAGATCAGGACAAGTACAGTGAAATCACACACTTAGCTTGGTTGACCAGAATATTCACACCTTCTCTGTAGCTACAACAGCTCTCTCACTTCCTGAGGGGGCCTGGAACTCCTTGGCCAGCTTGGCACCGCCTCTTTGCCTTCTGTCTTCCCGGCCAAGGGGAGCTGACATGTTGTACAACCTCATTGACCCAAGGCCAGAGGTTGATGCCATTATTTTGTCTTGGTTTTCCAAATACCTCTTTATGAGTTAATGTTATGTGATGTCTGTTATTTTCCAGAACAATGTTGGCTCAACGTCTTTCTATTCTGTTTGTCAaagcaatgggaagtggagtaactccAAACTGAGATGCCAACGTACGTGCCTCCTCCAACCggagctctgtctctcaaaaggAATTGGAAGAACAGCACCTCAACATTTCAATGCTTGGGTTGAACTTTTGAAAGGAAGCCACTCCTGGTGGGGCCTCTAGTCCTGTGACTGATCTGGTTTCAGGTCATCTCAACTGTCAAGATAGTGTTCAAAGAAAGGGACAATGGGACCAGTAGAGTTAATAGCCCCATGGAGGTGCATCTGTGGCTTCCACAGGTTCTTCCTTGTAGATTTCAAGGGGCTTTGTGGATTGGCAAATGTTGGTGCACTGGAGTAATACCAGCTAGAAAGGATGGCTGCAGGGGGCTGGGTATGGGATGTCTGTGGACACAAGGTGCGAAGGAGTGAGGATAACCACTCTTCCCAGGAGGAAGGGGCTGTCCTGACCACCAGTTTCCTGCCTTGCTCTCATAGCTGTGGACTGTGGTGCTCCCGAAACTATCCGGAACGGCAAAGTTGAAGACCCAGGAAGTACCTTATTTGGTTCTGTCACTCGCTACACCTGTGAGGAGCCCTATTATTTCATGGAAAGTGAAGGCGGGGGTAGGTGTCTTTTCCTAGAGGAaagagaatgttctggaaggtACATAGCACAGTCTCGCTGGGTTGCAGAGTCTGGAGGGCAATGAGAGATGGGACTGGTGGATTCATCCTCTGGGCTTATTCTGAGAATGTGGCTTTCATGTGGGGCACGTCCCATCCCCTCACAGGGACCTACAGAGTCCACTTCTATGCCACAGCTGCAGCAGGAATTTCCCTGCTCCATCTCTTCCATAGAGTTATCAGCTTTTGAGAAACGGTTCCATGCAAAATCCACATCTTCAGGTCACCATGCTGGGACTGACTGGCTTTGTTGAGGTAGAAGCTTGGTGGTGCTGGAGGAGCCCCAGTACATTCCATCACATTATTGCTCAATTCATTTGCTTTCATGTCCGGACTTGAAGCCCTTCCAAAACCATTTGTTCATCTGCTTTGGAGAATTTTCCTTCCATTCCCTAGGcaggcttgtggcctgagggACTCCTTGGTGGCGAGGCaaggttttctgaattctgttatAGCTGATTTTATCTGATCCCCTACTAAAGTCCTAGAGTAGCGGAGGCTCTGaatggaagagaggaaaggaaaggagaaggcatAGGGGTGAGCTTGACTGTGTTCCTTGTGCCCTTGCAGGGGAGTATCGCTGTGCTAGTAACGGGAGCTGGGTGAACGAGGTGCTGGGCGCAGAGCTGCCTGCATGTGTTCCAGGTAACGAGGCCTCAGGGATGGATAGAAACCACAGCTTGGTTTCTATCAGGTCAGGCATGGGTAGAGACCACAGCTCTGGGGAAAGGGAACTTATGCATGGTTGGGGACCACAGCTCTGGgtatgtgtgtgggtggatgAGAGGGTGAGTTGGGGGCCATCTGAATGTAGCTACAACCCTCTTGGGACTTAATAGTCTGGGCCCACCAGAGTCCAGTTCAGTGAGGTGGTGGTGGCATTGGGACATGAGCCCTGCAGGACCTTGAGACATCCCCTCAACCACACTGAGGCAGGTCAACTGAGGCGACTAGAAGTCAGTCTGTGACAGTTGGTCAGAGCCAGGGCCGGTTCAGTCTAGAGATGCAGCTGGAACGAGTATACATATAATCATTAAATGAGGGAACTAAAAGTTGAAAATGAAGAATTGACACATAGAAACAAGACCATTTTCACAGTCTAGTTAGGATATTGAAAGGGTTTAGAGGAGTAAGACAAGAGAAAGCCCGCAGGAAGAGCAGAGTTGCACAGGAAGCACTGGGCCGCACTGGAGTAGTGATAACAGTGCTGTCAAGAGCCAGGGTGTGGGCTGATTGATTGGTGGCAGTCGTTCTTCTATTCGCGCCTTTGGAGCAGCCCTGTGGATGAGATGTTATAGGTCCTGTTTCACAGATGCAATGCAAGTTGACAGAATTAGTTAAGTCACAAGGTTAAGCTTTGAATCCAGGTCTGAGTTCaaaatccattctttttttaaaaaaagatttattcatttgttttattagaaagtcagctttacagagagaaggagagacagagaaaaagattttccatccactggttcacttcccaagtggctgcaatggccagtgctgatctgatccgaatccaggagccaggagcttcttccaggtctcccatgtagatgcagggtcccaaggacttgggccatcctcaactgctttctcaggccacaggtagggagctggatgaagcggagcagctgggatatgaactggtgctgctatgggatcccagcgtatgcaaggtgagggctttagccactaggctactgtgccggacccaaAAACCCATTATTTTTGAAGTGGTGTCCAAGCAGACTGTCTAGTATGGGAGCTGGAGAAAGCGAGTTTCCCTGAAATTCAGTCCTCCTGGGTGACGGCAAGTGATCCTCCCTGGAACTACTTAGTGGGGACTGATATGCAAACTGAAAGAGAGGCCTGTTTTCACTCCCTAGGCTGATAGACCTGTCCATAGAAGGGTCAGGTGCAGCTGGGCCACCTGTGAAGAGGATGACAAGGGTTTGCTCTGGGCATCAGTGGAGACTAGAAAGCTTGGTCTCTTCTGCCATCAGTCTGAGCATGGAGTTCTCCAGCACTGGTTCTTTGTTGGGTCCCTGGCTTGAGCCTGGAAGCCAAGTGGGCCACGAGTTCACTGGGAATTACTGTGAGGTTCTGGCTCATTTGGATCAAGCAATTTACACCTACCTCTGTTTAACTAGTCTCTCCCACGAGCTTGCTTGTAGCActggtgaaagagagagaggtaagaCCAGGATGAACTCTATGCAGATAGTGGGCCACCTGGGATTAATGAACTCTTTTGTGCTAGAGAACTTTGCAGGCCAGCATTTAAAAGTCCTTGAGTTTGTAGGTGGTCCGCATCATGTTCTATTTCACACACTGCCTTCTTACGGCTTCTTCCtagtctgtggtgttcccagtgaGCCTTTTGTCATGAAGCAGAGGATAGTCGGAGGATCCGATGC
Above is a window of Ochotona princeps isolate mOchPri1 chromosome 27, mOchPri1.hap1, whole genome shotgun sequence DNA encoding:
- the C1S gene encoding complement C1s subcomponent; translation: MGQPPVMWCVVLFSILACVYAGPTMYGEILSPNYPQAYPNEVEESWDIEVPEGYGIHLYFTHLDIELSENCEYDSVQIMSGNNEEGKLCGQRTSKNPSSPVVEEFKVPYNKLQVIFRSDFSNEERFTGFAAYYVAVDINECTEFADVPCSHFCNNYIGGYFCSCPPDYFLHDDRRNCGVNCSGNIFTTLIGEIASPNYPKPYPENSRCDYQILLEEGFQVVVTIRREDFDVEPADTAGNCRDSLVFVGKDQQFGPYCGNGFPGPLSIETKSNTLEIIFQTDLTEEHKGWKLRYYGDPIPCPKEVTAHSVWEPEKAKYVFKDVVKITCAEGYEVVENNVGSTSFYSVCQSNGKWSNSKLRCQPVDCGAPETIRNGKVEDPGSTLFGSVTRYTCEEPYYFMESEGGGEYRCASNGSWVNEVLGAELPACVPVCGVPSEPFVMKQRIVGGSDADIQNFPWQVYFQYPWAGGALIDEHWVLTAAHVVEGNDAPTMYVGSTSVQSSRLKNAQMLTAERVIIHPGWEPRDPSKERKNFNNDIALVQLKDPVKMGPTVSPICLPGTSSEYNPSEGDLGLVSGWGRTERRDRAIKLKAAKLPITSLQHCQQMRDSRVDISSFTFTENMICAGGIMGVDSCEGDSGGAFAVQDSTMESPKFYVAGLVSWGATCGKYGLYTKVKNYVDWITNTMREYGIPS